A window of the Pseudomonas sp. B21_DOA genome harbors these coding sequences:
- a CDS encoding TonB-dependent siderophore receptor — translation MPASARLGAPFRPTLLALLCSLTVTAHAAEDNSKALVLDDVNVNAQAPAPNALPPVYAGGHVARGGQLGVLGNQDMMDVPFSAASYTEQLIQDQQAENVADVLLNDSSVRQASGFSNQAQVFMIRGLPLNGDDISYNGLYGVLPRQIISTDALERVEVFKGPNAFINGVTPTGSGIGGGVNLQPKRAGDVPLRRYTTDINSEGRIGHHFDIGQRFGEDNRFGARVNLSQREGDTGIDHENQRSKLFAIGLDYRGDALRVSGDFAYQKERVNGGRSSVNLGTATHIPDAPSADTNYAPKWGYTDIEDTFGMLRAEYDLNDNWTAYAAGGAKHTREVGRYNSTTLVGNSGASFTTGSFVPHDEDNTSVMAGLNGKFNTGPVSHKLNFGLTGIWAEQRSAYDFDLTRYSNNIYHPITPPAPVGNFSGGDLNDPGIVGKTFNRSVAISDTLGFFDDRLLVTAGLRRQQLVVQGYSYASYGSGPRSSSYDESITTPVYGIVFKPWEHVSFYANHIEGLAQGPTSPTSSGGFRVTNGNEVYAPKRSKQTELGVKVDMGTYGASLGVYRIEQPSDGYCEINSATTCTYVREGEQINKGVEMNVFGEPIDGLRLISGLTLMDTELKNTLNGANDGNHAIGVPTFQFNAGVDWDVPGLQGVALNARMLRTGGQYADAANNLSLPTWNRFDAGARYAFKVSEKDVTVRFGVENVANKKYWESAQGGYLTQGEPRVAKLSGTIDF, via the coding sequence ATGCCCGCTTCAGCTCGACTCGGCGCTCCGTTCCGCCCGACTTTGCTTGCCCTGCTGTGCTCCCTGACCGTCACCGCCCACGCTGCTGAAGACAACAGCAAAGCGCTGGTGCTCGACGACGTCAACGTCAATGCCCAGGCCCCTGCGCCCAACGCCCTGCCCCCGGTCTACGCTGGCGGTCACGTCGCGCGCGGCGGTCAGCTGGGCGTGCTCGGCAATCAAGACATGATGGACGTGCCGTTCAGCGCAGCGTCCTACACCGAGCAGCTGATCCAGGACCAGCAGGCGGAAAACGTCGCCGATGTGCTGCTCAACGATTCTTCCGTGCGCCAGGCCTCGGGCTTCTCCAACCAGGCGCAGGTCTTCATGATTCGCGGCCTGCCGCTCAATGGCGACGATATTTCCTATAACGGCCTCTACGGCGTATTGCCCCGGCAGATCATTTCCACCGATGCGCTGGAGCGCGTGGAAGTGTTCAAAGGCCCCAACGCCTTCATCAACGGCGTGACCCCGACCGGTTCCGGCATCGGCGGCGGCGTCAACCTGCAACCCAAGCGTGCCGGCGACGTGCCGCTGCGCCGTTACACCACCGACATCAACAGCGAAGGCCGCATCGGTCATCACTTCGACATCGGCCAGCGCTTCGGCGAAGACAACCGCTTCGGCGCGCGGGTCAACCTGTCGCAGCGCGAAGGCGACACCGGCATTGATCACGAGAACCAGCGCTCGAAACTGTTCGCCATCGGCCTGGATTATCGCGGCGATGCGCTGCGGGTTTCCGGTGACTTTGCCTATCAGAAGGAACGCGTCAACGGCGGCCGCAGCTCGGTCAACCTCGGCACCGCCACGCACATCCCGGACGCGCCATCGGCGGACACCAACTACGCGCCGAAATGGGGTTACACCGATATCGAAGACACCTTCGGCATGCTCCGCGCCGAGTACGACCTCAACGACAACTGGACCGCCTACGCCGCCGGTGGCGCCAAGCACACCCGTGAAGTCGGCCGGTACAACTCGACCACGCTGGTCGGCAACAGCGGCGCCTCGTTCACCACTGGCTCGTTCGTCCCGCATGATGAGGACAACACCAGCGTCATGGCCGGCCTCAACGGCAAATTCAACACCGGCCCGGTCAGCCACAAGCTGAATTTCGGCCTGACCGGGATCTGGGCCGAGCAGCGCAGTGCTTATGACTTCGACCTGACCCGCTACTCGAACAACATCTACCATCCGATCACTCCTCCGGCACCGGTCGGCAATTTCTCTGGCGGCGATCTCAACGATCCGGGCATCGTCGGCAAGACCTTCAACCGCAGTGTGGCGATTTCCGACACCCTCGGGTTCTTCGACGATCGCCTGCTGGTCACCGCCGGTCTGCGCCGTCAGCAACTGGTGGTGCAGGGTTACAGCTACGCCAGCTACGGTAGCGGCCCGCGCTCGTCGAGCTACGACGAGTCGATCACCACGCCGGTGTACGGCATCGTGTTCAAGCCGTGGGAGCATGTGTCGTTCTACGCCAACCACATCGAAGGTCTGGCCCAAGGGCCGACCTCGCCGACCAGCTCCGGCGGTTTCCGCGTGACCAATGGCAACGAGGTTTACGCACCGAAGCGCTCCAAGCAGACCGAGCTGGGCGTTAAGGTCGACATGGGCACCTACGGCGCGAGCCTGGGCGTTTATCGCATCGAACAGCCGAGCGACGGCTACTGCGAAATCAACAGCGCCACCACTTGTACCTACGTGCGTGAAGGCGAGCAGATCAACAAAGGTGTGGAAATGAACGTGTTCGGCGAGCCGATCGACGGCCTGCGCCTGATCAGCGGCCTGACCCTGATGGACACCGAACTGAAAAACACCCTCAACGGCGCCAACGACGGCAACCACGCCATCGGCGTGCCGACCTTCCAGTTCAACGCTGGCGTGGATTGGGACGTGCCGGGTCTGCAAGGCGTCGCGCTGAACGCGCGGATGCTGCGCACCGGCGGGCAATACGCTGATGCCGCGAACAACCTCAGCCTGCCAACGTGGAACCGCTTCGACGCGGGCGCGCGTTATGCGTTCAAGGTGTCGGAGAAGGACGTGACCGTGCGGTTCGGCGTTGAAAACGTGGCGAACAAGAAGTACTGGGAATCGGCTCAGGGCGGCTACCTGACCCAGGGCGAACCGCGAGTGGCGAAGTTGTCGGGGACGATCGACTTCTAA
- a CDS encoding FAD-dependent monooxygenase has translation MNRSDVLIIGAGPTGLVLALWLSKLGVRVRIIDKTSAPGTTSRALAVQARTLELYRQLDLTDTIVRRGHQVAAANFWVNGKAVAQLPLKRIGEGLTPYAFVEIFPQDEHERLLLERLEDYGVSVERNTALDSFEETGDTLTAHLRLPDGRQEVCQACYLAGCDGARSVVRKTLDTDFPGGTYQQIFYVADVTASGPALNGELHLDLDEADFLAVFPLAGAGRARLIGTVRDERAERADTLQFSDVSSRAIEHLKVHIEDVHWFSTYRVHHRVAEHFRSGRAFLLGDAAHVHSPAGGQGMNTGIGDAINLAWKLAAVLSGGAEPRLLDTYETERIAFARRLVSTTDKVFSFVTAEGRMADLLRMRVAPFLIPKMASFEASREFLFRTVSQVTLNYRGMPLSQGEAGHVHGGDRLPWAHDGEGDNFEPLRQPCWQVHVYGDTSDEMIAWCNEHHLPLHVFDWRPAFETAGLGRNGFYLLRPDTYVAVADNSADPKVIERYFRDHGIRPFFN, from the coding sequence ATGAACCGCAGCGACGTGCTGATCATCGGCGCCGGCCCGACCGGTCTGGTCCTCGCCCTGTGGCTGAGCAAACTCGGCGTGCGCGTGCGCATCATCGACAAGACCTCGGCACCCGGCACCACTTCCCGCGCGCTGGCGGTGCAGGCACGCACCCTCGAGCTCTACCGCCAACTCGACCTCACCGACACCATCGTGCGTCGCGGCCATCAGGTTGCGGCGGCGAATTTCTGGGTCAACGGCAAAGCGGTTGCGCAGTTGCCGCTCAAGCGCATCGGCGAAGGCTTGACGCCCTACGCCTTCGTCGAAATTTTCCCGCAGGACGAGCACGAACGGCTGCTGCTCGAGCGCCTGGAAGACTACGGCGTCAGCGTCGAGCGCAATACCGCACTGGACAGCTTCGAAGAAACCGGCGACACCCTCACCGCCCATCTGCGCCTGCCCGATGGCCGCCAGGAAGTCTGTCAGGCCTGTTATCTGGCCGGTTGCGACGGTGCGCGTTCGGTGGTGCGCAAAACCCTCGACACCGACTTTCCCGGCGGTACCTATCAGCAGATTTTCTACGTCGCCGACGTCACGGCCAGCGGCCCGGCGCTGAATGGCGAGCTGCATCTGGACCTCGACGAAGCGGACTTTCTCGCGGTGTTCCCGCTGGCCGGCGCAGGCCGTGCGCGGTTGATCGGCACGGTGCGTGATGAACGCGCCGAGCGCGCCGACACCCTGCAATTTTCCGACGTCAGCAGCCGCGCCATTGAACACCTGAAAGTGCATATCGAAGACGTCCACTGGTTCTCCACCTACCGCGTGCATCACCGGGTGGCGGAGCACTTTCGCAGCGGTCGGGCGTTTCTGCTAGGCGATGCCGCCCACGTACACAGTCCGGCCGGTGGCCAGGGTATGAACACCGGCATCGGCGATGCGATCAATCTGGCGTGGAAACTTGCCGCCGTGCTCAGTGGTGGCGCCGAACCGAGGCTGCTCGACACCTACGAAACCGAGCGCATCGCCTTCGCTCGCCGCCTGGTGTCCACCACCGACAAGGTGTTCAGTTTCGTCACCGCCGAGGGGCGCATGGCCGACCTGCTACGGATGCGTGTGGCGCCGTTTCTGATACCGAAAATGGCCTCGTTCGAAGCCAGCCGCGAGTTCCTGTTTCGCACGGTCTCACAAGTCACCCTAAACTATCGCGGCATGCCGCTGAGCCAGGGCGAAGCGGGCCACGTGCACGGCGGTGACCGCTTGCCGTGGGCGCATGATGGCGAGGGAGATAACTTCGAGCCGCTACGGCAGCCGTGCTGGCAGGTGCATGTCTACGGCGACACCAGCGACGAAATGATCGCCTGGTGCAATGAACATCACTTGCCGCTGCATGTGTTCGACTGGCGACCGGCATTTGAAACGGCGGGATTGGGGCGCAACGGGTTTTATCTGTTGCGGCCGGATACTTATGTGGCGGTGGCGGATAACAGCGCCGATCCAAAAGTGATCGAACGCTACTTCCGCGATCACGGCATCCGCCCGTTCTTCAACTGA
- the hemB gene encoding porphobilinogen synthase, with translation MSSQFPEARPRRLRRNASLRSLFQETEFSLNDLVLPIFVEEEIDDFVPITSMPGVQRIPERKLASEIERYARAGIKSVMTFGVSHHLDANGSDTWREDGLVSRMSRIAKDAVPDMIVMSDTCFCEYTDHGHCGVMHNHEVDNDQTLINLGKQAVAAARAGADVIAPSAAMDGQVRAIRQALDAAGFTQIPIMAYSTKFASALYGPFREAGGSALKGDRKSYQMNPMNRREALRESLLDEQEGADALMVKPAGAYLDIIRDIRQASNLPLAAYQVSGEYAMIKFGAQAGAIDEDRVVRESLGAIKRAGADLIFTYFAMDLALAGI, from the coding sequence ATGTCCAGTCAGTTCCCCGAAGCACGTCCCCGCCGTCTGCGCCGCAATGCGAGCCTGCGCAGTCTGTTCCAGGAAACCGAATTCAGCCTGAACGATCTGGTCCTGCCGATTTTCGTCGAGGAAGAGATCGACGACTTCGTGCCGATCACCAGCATGCCCGGCGTGCAGCGCATTCCCGAGCGCAAACTGGCCAGTGAAATCGAGCGCTATGCCCGTGCCGGCATCAAGTCGGTGATGACCTTTGGCGTGTCCCATCATCTGGATGCCAACGGCAGCGACACCTGGCGCGAAGACGGGCTGGTGTCGCGCATGTCGCGCATTGCCAAGGACGCCGTGCCGGACATGATCGTGATGTCCGACACCTGCTTCTGCGAGTACACCGATCATGGCCATTGCGGCGTGATGCACAACCACGAAGTCGACAACGACCAGACTCTGATCAACCTCGGCAAGCAAGCCGTGGCCGCCGCCCGCGCCGGGGCTGACGTGATCGCACCGTCGGCAGCAATGGACGGCCAGGTGCGCGCGATTCGCCAGGCGCTGGACGCCGCCGGCTTCACGCAGATTCCGATCATGGCCTATTCGACCAAATTCGCCTCGGCGCTGTATGGCCCGTTCCGCGAGGCCGGCGGCAGCGCGCTCAAGGGCGATCGCAAAAGCTATCAGATGAACCCGATGAATCGCCGCGAAGCCCTGCGCGAATCGCTGCTCGATGAGCAGGAAGGCGCCGATGCGCTGATGGTCAAGCCGGCTGGCGCGTACCTCGATATCATCCGCGACATTCGCCAGGCTTCGAACCTGCCATTGGCGGCATATCAGGTCAGCGGCGAGTACGCGATGATCAAGTTCGGCGCCCAGGCCGGGGCGATCGATGAAGATCGCGTGGTGCGCGAAAGCCTTGGCGCAATCAAGCGTGCCGGGGCGGATCTGATCTTCACTTACTTTGCGATGGATCTGGCACTGGCGGGAATTTAA
- a CDS encoding glutathione binding-like protein, with the protein MTDLSAFPITQKWPVQYPDWIQLYSLPTPNGVKVSIMLEEIGLPYEPHRVGFDTNDQTSAEFLSLNPNNKIPAILDPHGPEDQPLPLFESGAILIYLADKSGQLLAQEGALRYETIQWLMWQMGGIGPMFGQLGFFNKFAGKDYEDKRPRDRYVEESKRLLNVLNTRLEGRDWIMGERYTIADIATFPWVRNLIGFYEAGDLVGIENFPNVTRVLEKFLARPAVIRGLTIPPDNTHPPVGAGLLAKHPVS; encoded by the coding sequence ATGACCGATCTGTCTGCATTCCCGATTACTCAGAAATGGCCGGTGCAGTACCCTGACTGGATTCAGCTCTACTCCCTGCCGACCCCGAATGGCGTCAAAGTGTCGATCATGCTCGAAGAGATCGGCCTGCCGTACGAGCCGCACCGCGTCGGTTTCGACACCAACGACCAGACCTCGGCAGAGTTTCTCTCGCTCAATCCGAACAACAAGATTCCGGCGATCCTCGATCCGCATGGCCCGGAAGACCAGCCGCTGCCGCTGTTCGAATCCGGCGCGATCCTGATTTATCTCGCCGACAAGAGCGGCCAGTTGCTCGCTCAGGAAGGCGCGCTGCGCTACGAGACCATCCAATGGCTGATGTGGCAGATGGGCGGCATCGGCCCGATGTTCGGCCAGCTCGGTTTCTTCAACAAATTCGCCGGCAAGGATTACGAGGACAAGCGTCCACGCGATCGGTATGTCGAGGAGAGCAAACGCCTGCTGAATGTGCTCAACACTCGCCTCGAAGGCCGCGACTGGATCATGGGCGAGCGCTACACCATCGCCGACATCGCCACGTTCCCGTGGGTGCGTAACTTGATCGGGTTTTATGAAGCCGGAGATCTGGTGGGCATTGAGAACTTCCCGAATGTTACGCGCGTGCTGGAGAAATTCCTCGCCCGCCCAGCCGTAATCCGCGGCCTGACCATCCCTCCTGACAACACACATCCCCCTGTGGGAGCGGGCTTGCTCGCGAAGCATCCTGTCAGTTGA
- a CDS encoding histidine phosphatase family protein translates to MTNLMSFAKRFKHRAYVALPSLLAVSALFLSLESSESRAQPADGTQTLVFLRHAEKPEGGLGQLNCQGLNRAIDLSTLLPEKFGKADYVFAANPTRNVEEGELDNSYSYIRPLMTISPAAIKLGLPVNIEFSANDTSDLARELLDEKYHNSTIYTAWSHGYLPELINKVAGNAVGERQKITDDWAGDDFDSLYVLTLKWHNGKASLQSHSYKQGLDNGKDTCPT, encoded by the coding sequence ATGACGAACCTGATGAGTTTCGCCAAACGCTTCAAACATCGCGCGTACGTGGCCCTGCCCTCCCTGCTGGCAGTCAGTGCGCTGTTTCTTTCCCTCGAATCCAGCGAAAGCCGCGCACAACCGGCGGACGGCACGCAGACGCTGGTGTTCCTGCGCCACGCGGAGAAACCCGAAGGCGGCCTCGGCCAGCTCAACTGCCAGGGCCTGAACCGCGCCATCGACCTGTCGACCCTGCTGCCGGAAAAATTCGGCAAGGCCGACTATGTGTTCGCCGCCAACCCGACGCGCAATGTCGAGGAAGGCGAACTGGACAATTCCTACAGCTACATTCGTCCGCTGATGACCATCAGCCCGGCCGCGATCAAACTTGGCCTGCCGGTGAACATCGAGTTCTCCGCCAACGACACCAGCGATCTGGCCCGCGAGCTGCTGGACGAGAAGTACCACAACTCGACGATCTACACCGCCTGGTCTCACGGCTACCTGCCGGAGTTGATCAACAAGGTCGCCGGCAATGCGGTGGGCGAGCGGCAGAAGATCACCGATGACTGGGCCGGCGATGACTTCGACTCGCTGTATGTGCTGACCCTGAAGTGGCACAACGGCAAGGCCAGTCTGCAGAGTCATAGCTACAAACAGGGGCTGGATAACGGCAAGGACACTTGCCCGACCTGA